In Armatimonadota bacterium, one DNA window encodes the following:
- a CDS encoding DUF1579 family protein — protein sequence MRKLGLFFVGLATMALAAPRQEGMMPPPKELAALNYMLGSFTGKMDFYMGGPNPTKSKGSVRTAKTMGGMWVEGHHTYDMGGMKMDGRQLLSYDPAKKQYVGYWFDQAAPGAMELSGNIAGGKLVLISKPTPVPGMQGDQVFRATYSKKGAKSYDFRLEMKSGDKWDPMIVGVYTKK from the coding sequence ATGAGGAAACTTGGACTCTTTTTCGTTGGACTCGCCACGATGGCGCTCGCCGCACCTCGCCAAGAGGGCATGATGCCGCCGCCCAAAGAACTCGCTGCGCTCAATTACATGCTTGGGAGTTTCACGGGCAAGATGGACTTCTACATGGGGGGCCCCAACCCGACTAAGTCGAAGGGCTCGGTTCGCACGGCCAAGACGATGGGCGGAATGTGGGTCGAAGGCCATCACACCTACGATATGGGCGGCATGAAGATGGATGGCAGGCAGCTTCTCTCTTACGACCCCGCCAAGAAGCAGTACGTCGGCTATTGGTTCGATCAGGCGGCGCCTGGAGCCATGGAATTGAGCGGGAACATCGCGGGCGGCAAGCTCGTGCTTATCAGCAAGCCGACACCGGTTCCCGGCATGCAGGGCGATCAGGTGTTTCGGGCGACCTACTCGAAGAAGGGCGCCAAGAGCTATGACTTTCGTCTTGAGATGAAGAGCGGCGACAAGTGGGATCCGATGATCGTGGGAGTCTATACAAAGAAGTAG
- a CDS encoding aminopeptidase, protein MTTRFPALALLAAAVCAVQAHAQRANPFAPPQASLHYAPDRTCDLQHLEVFVDVDYGKRTIKGTAINTLSPLRNGVAEVLLHAGTGLSVSGVKVNGATAAFRRNGRQLFVSVPRVAKGGKLVISIAYSSINSQGRGFGQGGGGWHWIQPGNTGIKTRVGFWTQGESEYNSEWVPTWDYPNDLATSTTHTTVQADWDVIGNGVLSQTKLSPDKKRKTVTWHMALPHATYLLAIYGGPFDIKKAKWEDRELWYVVPRGEGYLIDDSFGDTPDMLTFFSQRVGFKYPWPKYAQCAMYDFGGGMENVSATNLGEGALSEARDGFRRMASLNSHELGHQWFGDTVTCKDWGDTWLNESFATFMETIYMEHSRGRDAYLWEVEDNTQGYLQEARRYKRPVSTKMYSNGDAMFDSHSYPKGGTILHTLRKYLGDESFFAGLSAYLNKWKHTPVESAQLRRAMTEATGINCEPFWAQWIEKPGHPVLDYTWTHDAGKLKLTVKQTQDTSDGTPIYDIPAKIGFVAPGASAMTFAPVHLSKAEETFEIPMAAKPLCVVLDPEHDFLREIPNLHWADSELPSILQFARNPSDRSEAMRRMLQNPSDENVRLIVAELAKDLNPRQPVFRQVFGLSNLDKPELRSFWMQQLNHPNMDRQAQAASALARLPSDPGTVARFRALINDKTAIQVVTTCINALAKWDAKANADVFKKAQGIKDRRGRIKRAADSALSGG, encoded by the coding sequence ATGACGACTCGATTTCCTGCCCTAGCCCTGCTTGCCGCTGCAGTCTGTGCCGTCCAGGCACACGCTCAGCGGGCCAACCCATTTGCTCCGCCGCAAGCCTCGCTGCACTATGCGCCCGATCGCACCTGCGATTTGCAGCACCTTGAGGTGTTTGTCGACGTGGATTACGGCAAGCGCACGATCAAGGGCACGGCGATCAACACGCTGAGCCCCCTGCGCAACGGGGTGGCCGAGGTGCTGCTGCACGCGGGCACGGGGCTCAGTGTGTCTGGGGTGAAGGTCAACGGCGCCACGGCCGCCTTCCGGAGAAACGGCCGACAGCTTTTTGTGTCGGTGCCCAGAGTCGCCAAGGGCGGCAAGCTTGTGATCTCGATCGCCTACTCCTCGATCAACTCCCAAGGGCGAGGGTTTGGGCAAGGGGGAGGCGGTTGGCACTGGATTCAGCCTGGGAACACCGGCATCAAGACGCGCGTCGGCTTCTGGACGCAGGGCGAATCGGAATACAACTCCGAGTGGGTGCCCACCTGGGACTACCCCAACGACCTCGCCACCAGCACCACGCACACGACGGTCCAAGCCGATTGGGACGTCATCGGCAACGGCGTCCTTTCCCAGACCAAGCTCAGCCCCGACAAGAAGCGCAAGACCGTAACCTGGCACATGGCGCTGCCGCATGCCACCTATCTTCTGGCCATTTACGGCGGGCCTTTCGACATTAAGAAGGCCAAGTGGGAGGACCGCGAGCTTTGGTACGTCGTCCCGAGGGGAGAGGGCTACCTGATCGACGACTCCTTCGGCGATACCCCCGACATGCTGACGTTCTTCTCGCAACGCGTCGGGTTCAAATATCCTTGGCCAAAGTACGCCCAGTGCGCCATGTACGATTTTGGCGGCGGCATGGAGAACGTCAGCGCCACCAACCTTGGCGAGGGTGCGCTTTCCGAAGCCCGCGACGGCTTTCGGCGCATGGCGAGCTTGAACTCGCACGAGCTCGGGCACCAGTGGTTTGGCGATACCGTCACCTGCAAGGACTGGGGGGACACCTGGCTCAACGAGAGCTTCGCCACCTTCATGGAGACGATCTACATGGAGCACAGTCGGGGCCGTGACGCTTACCTCTGGGAGGTCGAGGACAACACCCAGGGCTATCTGCAGGAGGCGCGCCGGTACAAACGGCCGGTGAGCACGAAAATGTACTCAAACGGGGATGCAATGTTCGACTCGCACTCCTATCCCAAGGGCGGTACCATCCTCCACACCCTGCGCAAGTATCTGGGCGATGAGAGCTTCTTTGCGGGGCTCTCGGCTTACCTAAACAAGTGGAAGCACACGCCCGTAGAAAGCGCGCAGCTTCGGCGGGCGATGACGGAGGCCACCGGAATCAACTGTGAGCCGTTCTGGGCGCAGTGGATCGAGAAGCCTGGGCACCCGGTACTGGACTACACGTGGACCCATGACGCCGGAAAGCTGAAGCTGACGGTCAAGCAAACGCAAGACACGAGCGACGGAACCCCCATCTACGACATCCCCGCAAAAATCGGCTTTGTTGCGCCCGGGGCGTCCGCTATGACGTTTGCGCCCGTGCATCTGAGCAAAGCAGAGGAGACCTTCGAGATCCCGATGGCGGCCAAGCCCCTGTGCGTGGTGCTGGATCCGGAGCACGACTTCCTCCGCGAGATTCCGAATCTGCATTGGGCCGATTCAGAACTGCCTTCCATCCTGCAATTCGCGCGAAACCCGTCGGATCGATCGGAGGCTATGCGTCGGATGCTCCAGAACCCTTCCGATGAGAACGTCCGGCTCATCGTAGCCGAATTGGCCAAGGACCTGAACCCGCGCCAGCCGGTTTTCCGCCAGGTGTTCGGCCTTTCGAACCTCGACAAGCCAGAACTGAGGAGCTTCTGGATGCAGCAGCTCAACCACCCGAACATGGACCGCCAAGCCCAGGCCGCCTCGGCCCTGGCCAGGCTTCCATCCGATCCGGGCACCGTCGCGCGGTTCCGCGCGCTGATCAACGACAAGACGGCGATCCAGGTGGTCACAACCTGCATCAACGCCCTTGCGAAGTGGGACGCAAAAGCCAACGCCGACGTGTTCAAAAAGGCTCAGGGCATCAAGGACCGGCGCGGACGCATCAAGCGCGCCGCCGATTCGGCGCTCTCTGGCGGCTAG
- a CDS encoding PEP-CTERM sorting domain-containing protein, whose translation MKKILAAMLLSVVGVGISQATIVNFDDLSGQAAVADGYGGITWSVGGWEHYDWDQNPYNAHSLHQRVYSYSNGVFEFSSDVVFNGAWFAGQDSTSVSFDLYDDGNLVASSGSMNTSATPTWLGSGYGGMVDKVKVVSNAYGFFVMDDVTYNAVPEPASIAALAGGALVVLRRRRK comes from the coding sequence ATGAAGAAGATTCTTGCAGCTATGCTGTTGTCCGTGGTCGGCGTCGGCATTTCGCAGGCGACGATCGTGAATTTCGACGATCTTTCGGGCCAGGCTGCGGTGGCAGATGGCTACGGTGGCATTACCTGGTCGGTTGGCGGCTGGGAGCATTACGATTGGGACCAGAATCCCTATAACGCCCATTCGCTGCATCAGCGCGTATATTCGTACTCGAACGGCGTGTTCGAGTTCTCGAGCGACGTCGTGTTCAACGGCGCCTGGTTCGCCGGCCAAGACTCGACGAGCGTGTCCTTCGACCTTTACGATGACGGCAACCTGGTGGCATCGAGCGGCTCGATGAATACGAGCGCGACGCCAACCTGGCTGGGCTCCGGCTACGGCGGAATGGTGGACAAGGTTAAGGTCGTCTCGAACGCCTACGGCTTCTTCGTGATGGACGATGTGACCTATAACGCGGTTCCTGAACCCGCGTCGATCGCAGCGCTCGCCGGTGGCGCGTTGGTCGTGCTCCGACGCCGACGCAAGTAG